Below is a genomic region from Acidobacteriota bacterium.
AACAGCCCCAGCCCCATGATCCCCTTGCCGTGGAAGCGCAGTTTTTCGAGACGGGAGATCAGCGTCATGCCGAAGCCGGCGGCGATCAGCAGCAGCGCGAACTTGGTCACCTTGAAGGCGATGATCTGTGCGGTGACCGTGGTGCCGATGTTGGCACCCATGATGATGCCGATCGACTGCGACAGCGACATCAGCCCTGCGGTGATGAAGCCGACGACCATCACCGTCGTGACCGACGAGGACTGGATGATCGCGGTGACGAAGGCACCGGTCAACGCGCCGGTGATGCGGTTGGACGTGAGCGTGGCCAGGATCGATTTCATCCGCTCGCCGGCGACGGCCTTGAGCGCCTGCGACATCATGTCCATGCCAAACAGGAACAGCGCCAGCCCGCCGAACAGACCCATCACCAGCGGCCAGACCTCGAAACTCTCCGCTCCGTTCATTCGTCGTCGTCTTTCCGGTCCGCCTTGACGATCGTGACCGGGATCGGCGACAGCTGCGCGACGCGCTCGGCCTTCGAGCCCAGCAACAGGTGGGACAGCCCGGTGCGTCCCTGGCTGCCGATGACGATCATGCAGGCGTCACAATGCGCGGCCTCTTCGAGGATCCTCGTGACCGGGATACCGACGAGGAGCGTTTTTTCGAGGGACTGCAGGCTGGGCAGGTCCGGGTTGTCGGCGATGACGGTTGCCAGGAACTCCGCCATCATCTCGGCGGCGGCATCCTCGATGAGCTGCAGTTCGCCCTTTTCGTTGACCCGTGAGTAGTAGCCGGGCTCGGACTCGGGGTCATGGACGACGTGCAGGACACGGAGCGTGGCGTCGAGACGCCCGGCGAGTCCCGCGGCCCAGGCGAGGGCGGAGGCCGAGTGCCGGGAGAAGTCGACCGGGACGAGGATCGGGCCTGGGGGTTGGGGCTTGGTCGTCATGGCGTCTGGATCCCAAACGGTGAGTTTAGCTCAAAGGGGTTTGGGGATTGTGGAGTCCGGGTGGCGACTACTTGTGGCTGTGGTAGACCTTGGCCACGATCTTCCAGCCGCTGTCGAACTTCAGCAGCGACAGGTAGTCGGTGTACTTCAGCTTGCCGTCGTTTGATAACTCGATCTTGACCGCGGCGCTGCCACCGGTGACATCGACGCTGACGAAGGTGTGTTCCCACTTGTTGCCGGCCGGGTCGAAGTCGGCGGCGGCCTTGCGCTTGGCCACGCCGTCGGACCAGGTCACGATCGGGTACTTCTTGATCGCTTCACCGTCCGCCGAGTAGATGGCGAAGTCCGGGTGGAAGCCGGCGCGCATCGCTTCGGGGTTCAGTTCGTTGAAGGCGCCGTGGACGTAGCTCTCTTCGATCAGCTTCTTGATCGCGGCTTCTTCGTGGCCGTCGGCCAGGAGCGGGGCGGCGCAGAACAGCAGGAACAGGCTGAGGACGATCGTCTTCTTCATCTTGTATCTCCCGGGGTTTGAAGGCTGAGTATACCCGTGTCCCTGGTTGGCTGGAGGGAGACCGTCCCACCCCCGATGGGGCCGATTCTTCGTCATCTTGGCCGGAATCGCTGGCACCGGCATCGTTCCAACGGTAGATTGAGACCCACTATGACAGCGCTGTCTTTTTCCGATCGGCCGTCCATCCCGAGACCCCTGCGGTCCCTCGTGGCCCTGCTGTTCGTATTCGCGGCCGTGGGCTCGGCCCAGTCCCAGACCGTGCTGTGGAGCGAGGAATTCGACTCGCCGTCGACCCTCGATTGCTCCGTCTGGTCCTTCGACATCGGCGACGGCTGCGCCGAGGGGATCTGCGGCTGGGGGAACGCCGAGTTCCAGGACTACACCAGGGACCCGGCCAACGTCCGCGTCGAGAACGGCCAGTTGATCATCACCGCACAGAGAGAACAGATCGGGGGCGGCCCTAGCTACGCCTTCACCTCCGCCCGTCTCAAGACGGAGAACCGGATGACGTTCCAGTACGGCACCGTCGAGGCACGGATCCAGCTGCCCGACCTGGCCGACGGGTTGTGGCCCGCGTTCTGGACGCTGGGCAACAACATCTCCACCGTCGGCTGGCCGGATTGCGGCGAGATCGACATCTTCGAGATGGGTAACGCCGGCGCGATTGCCGAGGGCGTGGTCAACCGCCGGGTAGGCTCGACGGCGCACTGGGAGTCCGGTGATGGCTACGCGGGTTACGGGCTGTCCTACACGGCGCCCAGCGACCTCAACGACACGTTCCACATCTACCGCATGGAGTGGACGCCCAGCGCCATCTCCACCTACATCGACGGCATCTGGATCTGGACCATCGGCATCTCGAACCCGTCATCCTTCGACGGGGAGGAGTTCCACGCGCCGCACTTCCTGTTGCTGAACATGGCCGTCGGCGGCAACTACACCGGGATCGTCGACGACGAAGCCGACATCAGCGCACCGTTCCCGGCCGAGTACCGGGTCGACTGGATCCGGATCTACGACAACGGTCACACGATCCTGGGCGGCACGGGGCCCCGTGGCCCGCTCAGTC
It encodes:
- a CDS encoding universal stress protein, whose protein sequence is MTTKPQPPGPILVPVDFSRHSASALAWAAGLAGRLDATLRVLHVVHDPESEPGYYSRVNEKGELQLIEDAAAEMMAEFLATVIADNPDLPSLQSLEKTLLVGIPVTRILEEAAHCDACMIVIGSQGRTGLSHLLLGSKAERVAQLSPIPVTIVKADRKDDDE
- a CDS encoding glycoside hydrolase family 16 protein, which produces MTALSFSDRPSIPRPLRSLVALLFVFAAVGSAQSQTVLWSEEFDSPSTLDCSVWSFDIGDGCAEGICGWGNAEFQDYTRDPANVRVENGQLIITAQREQIGGGPSYAFTSARLKTENRMTFQYGTVEARIQLPDLADGLWPAFWTLGNNISTVGWPDCGEIDIFEMGNAGAIAEGVVNRRVGSTAHWESGDGYAGYGLSYTAPSDLNDTFHIYRMEWTPSAISTYIDGIWIWTIGISNPSSFDGEEFHAPHFLLLNMAVGGNYTGIVDDEADISAPFPAEYRVDWIRIYDNGHTILGGTGPRGPLSLDRAGNDVELQFATDVGISYDIVYKTNLSDSTWTVLQTVVGDGSVMSVFDPIGAPGAYYRVVSAD
- a CDS encoding nuclear transport factor 2 family protein, with protein sequence MKKTIVLSLFLLFCAAPLLADGHEEAAIKKLIEESYVHGAFNELNPEAMRAGFHPDFAIYSADGEAIKKYPIVTWSDGVAKRKAAADFDPAGNKWEHTFVSVDVTGGSAAVKIELSNDGKLKYTDYLSLLKFDSGWKIVAKVYHSHK